A genomic window from Populus nigra chromosome 7, ddPopNigr1.1, whole genome shotgun sequence includes:
- the LOC133698210 gene encoding kinetochore-associated protein KNL-2 homolog isoform X2: MTTEAATSSFQKTVLLHDWWLIKAEQEFQGKKIAVAGLTSPEKKPVRVFHSAAITKRYDVFTLQTADGVNVLLQGYINRTLTVENGFSSQVFRHFCFGFPPDWEECGTKFLNSNCESVAEPPVSQNECRPIFLSLPVDDGVNNLKNDDSKNLSPLSSCRVNDVSWVKDSVVVPAKPSGHHVDVALSSEKIGSKKSKTRSFGKLMAKRSSSLERISIKNDASGECSALTDYNVGNITKSNSDQTRSVRTSGGVLAVSLEVSPSLKKRKRENEGNKDGLKSGSDFSMPSLPQGPQAMLRCTENNTTQGPSLSRSPTRGDSDILNQSEKCLVENSLFSSMRSGAEANIISPSMEETETLDANLIDSGHRKSTASVTNLINLPIQKSVSGHSVRYKAKRLVSVEGKPKRNSGTTLDIAEAMLRASRKMNTLSGNSKSKEKKETIAVEKGGLSMKQARRKVIFDADIREMTTCIHSPESLNLKRSRSGRLLLPTLDFWRNQIPVYDENRNITGVQEELGVVEPSRGVESKTQKSKRE, encoded by the exons ATGACTACCGAAGCCGCCACCTCATCTTTCCAGAAAACA gTGTTGTTACATGACTGGTGGTTGATCAAAGCCGAGCAGGAGTTCCAAGGGAAGAAAATTGCTGTTGCCGGCTTAACTTCTCCTga GAAAAAACCTGTTCGTGTGTTTCACTCAGCAGCAATTACCAAAAGATACGATGTTTTCACTCTTCAGACAGCTGATGGCGTCAATGTTCTTCTCCAAGGTTATATTAACAGGACACTCACTGTTGAAAATGGGTTTTCctctcag GTCTTTCGGCATTTCTGTTTCGGCTTTCCTCCTGATTGGGAAGAATGTGGAACCAAGTTTCTGAATAGTAACTGTGAAAGCGTGGCAGAGCCTCCGGTGTCTCAAAATGAATGCCGGCCTATTTTCTTATCATTGCCAGTAGATGATGGTGTTAATAATTTGAAGAATGATGACTCAAAGAATCTTTCACCACTATCAAGTTGTCGTGTAAATGATGTAAGTTGGGTGAAAGATAGCGTGGTGGTACCAGCAAAACCTTCTGGTCACCATGTGGATGTGGCACTATCTTCGGAAAAGATAGGCAGCAAGAAAAGCAAAACCAGGTCCTTTGGAAAGTTGATGGCTAAAAGGTCAAGTAGTTTAGAAAGAATCAGCATCAAGAATGATGCATCGGGGGAATGCTCAGCACTCACGGATTATAATGTGGGCAATATCACTAAATCAAACTCTGACCAGACACGGTCTGTTAGAACTTCAGGTGGGGTACTGGCTGTATCCTTGGAAGTGAGCCCGAgtttaaagaaaaggaaaagggaaaatgAGGGAAACAAGGATGGACTGAAGAGTGGAAGTGATTTCTCAATGCCATCTTTGCCTCAAGGCCCTCAGGCTATGCTAAGATGCACTGAAAATAATACTACACAAGGGCCGTCTCTTTCTAGATCTCCGACTCGGGGAGATTCTgatattttaaatcaatctgAAAAATGTCTCGTGGAAAACTCTCTGTTTTCCAGCATGCGGTCAGGTGCGGAAGCCAATATCATTAGTCCATCCATGGAAGAAACAGAGACATTGGATGCTAATCTCATTGATTCTGGACATAGGAAAAGCACTGCCTCTGTGACAAATCTGATAAATTtaccgatacagaaatcggtcTCTGGACATTCAGTGAGGTACAAAGCCAAAAGGTTGGTATCAGTTGAAGGTAAACCGAAGAGAAATTCAGGCACAACTCTTGATATAGCAGAGGCAATGTTGAGAGCTTCAAGAAAGATGAATACACTGTCAGGAAATTCAAAAagtaaagagaagaaagaaacaatagCTGTTGAGAAAGGAGGTTTGTCCATGAAGCAAGCTAGAAGGAAAGTTATTTTTGATGCCGAT ATTAGAGAAATGACAACATGTATTCATTCTCCAGAATCATTGAATCTCAAAAGATCCAGATCAG GGAGACTACTTTTACCTACCCTAGATTTCTGGCGCAACCAAATTCCAGTTTATGATGAG AATCGTAATATCACTGGAGTTCAAGAAGAGCTGGGTGTAGTCGAACCATCAAGAG GGGTTGAATCTAAGACTCAGAAGAGCAAAAGAGAGTGA
- the LOC133698309 gene encoding putative disease resistance protein RGA3, which translates to MQACVSDGFALKQVMQKMIKSATGERCNDLEEIELKAKLEAILNGRKDLLILDDVWNEDSQKWLLLKPILSKGALGSKIIVTTRSKRVAQIMGSAGAHELSLLDQKDCLSLFYKCAFMERQKEQHPNLVEIGKEIVGKCKQIPLAVINLGTQLYGITDERECKLVRDSETWEEKEDGILPALKISYQRL; encoded by the coding sequence ATGCAGGCATGTGTTTCAGATGGATTTGCTCTCAAACAAGTGATGCAAAAGATGATCAAATCTGCAACTGGGGAAAGATGTAACGACTTGGAAGAGATTGAACTAAAAGCAAAACTAGAAGCGATTTTAAATGGTAGGAAAGACTTGCTTATTTTAGATGATGTTTGGAACGAAGACTCCCAGAAGTGGCTCTTGCTGAAGCCTATATTATCAAAAGGTGCACTTGGAAGTAAGATCATAGTAACCACCAGAAGTAAACGTGTTGCACAGATTATGGGTTCTGCTGGCGCGCACGAGTTAAGTCTTCTTGATCAAAAGGATTGTCTGTCTTTGTTTTACAAGTGTGCATTTATGGAAAGGCAGAAGGAGCAACATCCAAATTTGGTAGAAATTGGGAAAGAAATAGTGGGAAAATGCAAGCAAATTCCTCTGGCAGTAATCAACTTGGGAACTCAACTTTATGGTATAACTGATGAAAGGGAGTGTAAATTGGTAAGAGATAGTGAGACCTGGGAAGAGAAGGAAGATGGTATTTTACCTGCTTTAAAAATAAGCTATCAACGACTCTAA
- the LOC133698210 gene encoding kinetochore-associated protein KNL-2 homolog isoform X3, with product MFSLFRQLMASMFFSKVILTGHSLLKMGFPLRLKFMLQQVFRHFCFGFPPDWEECGTKFLNSNCESVAEPPVSQNECRPIFLSLPVDDGVNNLKNDDSKNLSPLSSCRVNDVSWVKDSVVVPAKPSGHHVDVALSSEKIGSKKSKTRSFGKLMAKRSSSLERISIKNDASGECSALTDYNVGNITKSNSDQTRSVRTSGGVLAVSLEVSPSLKKRKRENEGNKDGLKSGSDFSMPSLPQGPQAMLRCTENNTTQGPSLSRSPTRGDSDILNQSEKCLVENSLFSSMRSGAEANIISPSMEETETLDANLIDSGHRKSTASVTNLINLPIQKSVSGHSVRYKAKRLVSVEGKPKRNSGTTLDIAEAMLRASRKMNTLSGNSKSKEKKETIAVEKGGLSMKQARRKVIFDADIREMTTCIHSPESLNLKRSRSGRLLLPTLDFWRNQIPVYDENRNITGVQEELGVVEPSRGVESKTQKSKRE from the exons ATGTTTTCACTCTTCAGACAGCTGATGGCGTCAATGTTCTTCTCCAAGGTTATATTAACAGGACACTCACTGTTGAAAATGGGTTTTCctctcag gttaaagttcatgttgcAACAGGTCTTTCGGCATTTCTGTTTCGGCTTTCCTCCTGATTGGGAAGAATGTGGAACCAAGTTTCTGAATAGTAACTGTGAAAGCGTGGCAGAGCCTCCGGTGTCTCAAAATGAATGCCGGCCTATTTTCTTATCATTGCCAGTAGATGATGGTGTTAATAATTTGAAGAATGATGACTCAAAGAATCTTTCACCACTATCAAGTTGTCGTGTAAATGATGTAAGTTGGGTGAAAGATAGCGTGGTGGTACCAGCAAAACCTTCTGGTCACCATGTGGATGTGGCACTATCTTCGGAAAAGATAGGCAGCAAGAAAAGCAAAACCAGGTCCTTTGGAAAGTTGATGGCTAAAAGGTCAAGTAGTTTAGAAAGAATCAGCATCAAGAATGATGCATCGGGGGAATGCTCAGCACTCACGGATTATAATGTGGGCAATATCACTAAATCAAACTCTGACCAGACACGGTCTGTTAGAACTTCAGGTGGGGTACTGGCTGTATCCTTGGAAGTGAGCCCGAgtttaaagaaaaggaaaagggaaaatgAGGGAAACAAGGATGGACTGAAGAGTGGAAGTGATTTCTCAATGCCATCTTTGCCTCAAGGCCCTCAGGCTATGCTAAGATGCACTGAAAATAATACTACACAAGGGCCGTCTCTTTCTAGATCTCCGACTCGGGGAGATTCTgatattttaaatcaatctgAAAAATGTCTCGTGGAAAACTCTCTGTTTTCCAGCATGCGGTCAGGTGCGGAAGCCAATATCATTAGTCCATCCATGGAAGAAACAGAGACATTGGATGCTAATCTCATTGATTCTGGACATAGGAAAAGCACTGCCTCTGTGACAAATCTGATAAATTtaccgatacagaaatcggtcTCTGGACATTCAGTGAGGTACAAAGCCAAAAGGTTGGTATCAGTTGAAGGTAAACCGAAGAGAAATTCAGGCACAACTCTTGATATAGCAGAGGCAATGTTGAGAGCTTCAAGAAAGATGAATACACTGTCAGGAAATTCAAAAagtaaagagaagaaagaaacaatagCTGTTGAGAAAGGAGGTTTGTCCATGAAGCAAGCTAGAAGGAAAGTTATTTTTGATGCCGAT ATTAGAGAAATGACAACATGTATTCATTCTCCAGAATCATTGAATCTCAAAAGATCCAGATCAG GGAGACTACTTTTACCTACCCTAGATTTCTGGCGCAACCAAATTCCAGTTTATGATGAG AATCGTAATATCACTGGAGTTCAAGAAGAGCTGGGTGTAGTCGAACCATCAAGAG GGGTTGAATCTAAGACTCAGAAGAGCAAAAGAGAGTGA
- the LOC133698210 gene encoding kinetochore-associated protein KNL-2 homolog isoform X1 — MTTEAATSSFQKTVLLHDWWLIKAEQEFQGKKIAVAGLTSPEKKPVRVFHSAAITKRYDVFTLQTADGVNVLLQGYINRTLTVENGFSSQFMLQQVFRHFCFGFPPDWEECGTKFLNSNCESVAEPPVSQNECRPIFLSLPVDDGVNNLKNDDSKNLSPLSSCRVNDVSWVKDSVVVPAKPSGHHVDVALSSEKIGSKKSKTRSFGKLMAKRSSSLERISIKNDASGECSALTDYNVGNITKSNSDQTRSVRTSGGVLAVSLEVSPSLKKRKRENEGNKDGLKSGSDFSMPSLPQGPQAMLRCTENNTTQGPSLSRSPTRGDSDILNQSEKCLVENSLFSSMRSGAEANIISPSMEETETLDANLIDSGHRKSTASVTNLINLPIQKSVSGHSVRYKAKRLVSVEGKPKRNSGTTLDIAEAMLRASRKMNTLSGNSKSKEKKETIAVEKGGLSMKQARRKVIFDADIREMTTCIHSPESLNLKRSRSGRLLLPTLDFWRNQIPVYDENRNITGVQEELGVVEPSRGVESKTQKSKRE, encoded by the exons ATGACTACCGAAGCCGCCACCTCATCTTTCCAGAAAACA gTGTTGTTACATGACTGGTGGTTGATCAAAGCCGAGCAGGAGTTCCAAGGGAAGAAAATTGCTGTTGCCGGCTTAACTTCTCCTga GAAAAAACCTGTTCGTGTGTTTCACTCAGCAGCAATTACCAAAAGATACGATGTTTTCACTCTTCAGACAGCTGATGGCGTCAATGTTCTTCTCCAAGGTTATATTAACAGGACACTCACTGTTGAAAATGGGTTTTCctctcag ttcatgttgcAACAGGTCTTTCGGCATTTCTGTTTCGGCTTTCCTCCTGATTGGGAAGAATGTGGAACCAAGTTTCTGAATAGTAACTGTGAAAGCGTGGCAGAGCCTCCGGTGTCTCAAAATGAATGCCGGCCTATTTTCTTATCATTGCCAGTAGATGATGGTGTTAATAATTTGAAGAATGATGACTCAAAGAATCTTTCACCACTATCAAGTTGTCGTGTAAATGATGTAAGTTGGGTGAAAGATAGCGTGGTGGTACCAGCAAAACCTTCTGGTCACCATGTGGATGTGGCACTATCTTCGGAAAAGATAGGCAGCAAGAAAAGCAAAACCAGGTCCTTTGGAAAGTTGATGGCTAAAAGGTCAAGTAGTTTAGAAAGAATCAGCATCAAGAATGATGCATCGGGGGAATGCTCAGCACTCACGGATTATAATGTGGGCAATATCACTAAATCAAACTCTGACCAGACACGGTCTGTTAGAACTTCAGGTGGGGTACTGGCTGTATCCTTGGAAGTGAGCCCGAgtttaaagaaaaggaaaagggaaaatgAGGGAAACAAGGATGGACTGAAGAGTGGAAGTGATTTCTCAATGCCATCTTTGCCTCAAGGCCCTCAGGCTATGCTAAGATGCACTGAAAATAATACTACACAAGGGCCGTCTCTTTCTAGATCTCCGACTCGGGGAGATTCTgatattttaaatcaatctgAAAAATGTCTCGTGGAAAACTCTCTGTTTTCCAGCATGCGGTCAGGTGCGGAAGCCAATATCATTAGTCCATCCATGGAAGAAACAGAGACATTGGATGCTAATCTCATTGATTCTGGACATAGGAAAAGCACTGCCTCTGTGACAAATCTGATAAATTtaccgatacagaaatcggtcTCTGGACATTCAGTGAGGTACAAAGCCAAAAGGTTGGTATCAGTTGAAGGTAAACCGAAGAGAAATTCAGGCACAACTCTTGATATAGCAGAGGCAATGTTGAGAGCTTCAAGAAAGATGAATACACTGTCAGGAAATTCAAAAagtaaagagaagaaagaaacaatagCTGTTGAGAAAGGAGGTTTGTCCATGAAGCAAGCTAGAAGGAAAGTTATTTTTGATGCCGAT ATTAGAGAAATGACAACATGTATTCATTCTCCAGAATCATTGAATCTCAAAAGATCCAGATCAG GGAGACTACTTTTACCTACCCTAGATTTCTGGCGCAACCAAATTCCAGTTTATGATGAG AATCGTAATATCACTGGAGTTCAAGAAGAGCTGGGTGTAGTCGAACCATCAAGAG GGGTTGAATCTAAGACTCAGAAGAGCAAAAGAGAGTGA
- the LOC133700117 gene encoding probable F-box protein At5g04010: MDHVSVKRLKLFKNKLVSYSPSPSPSWELLFLVARYLDPKSLATASCVSKSWLESFSSEDIWRSICSAHYPSVYNLKHVDPAVSCHRLYGIASTAASKLQLQKPIKPHLPLNDLLFVINARTGESSTLFTLSKPCDELQVDPNGIFKFAVDVDLESSLKKEAIREIKVTWNVVLRGWKAVFNMMESCSGKASLVPEAEDLFSKELPLPGCCSNMVTASSLVAEIKLGFCSENCIDEEEGIEDDGKFKRGKLSLAIMNTKHWRYLSMDDAQRHLQHFLLPCDA; this comes from the coding sequence ATGGATCATGTTTCTGTCAAAAGACTCAAACTCTTCAAGAATAAACTAGTATCCTATTCGCCATCGCCATCGCCATCTTGGGAGCTTCTTTTTCTAGTGGCTCGGTATCTAGACCCTAAATCCCTTGCTACTGCTTCTTGTGTGTCCAAATCATGGCTGGAGTCATTCTCCTCTGAGGATATTTGGCGGTCGATATGCTCTGCTCACTACCCTTCTGTCTACAACCTCAAACACGTAGACCCAGCTGTCTCTTGCCACCGCCTTTACGGTATTGCCTCCACGGCAGCCTCCAAGCTCCAGCTTCAAAAGCCAATAAAACCCCACCTGCCCCTAAATGACCTCCTCTTCGTCATCAATGCAAGGACCGGAGAGTCTTCCACTTTATTCACCCTATCCAAACCATGCGATGAACTCCAGGTAGATCCTAATGGGATATTCAAGTTCGCTGTCGACGTAGATCTTGAGTCTTCACTGAAAAAAGAAGCGATACGGGAGATAAAAGTCACATGGAACGTTGTGTTGAGAGGTTGGAAAGCTGTATTTAATATGATGGAATCTTGTAGTGGAAAGGCCAGCCTTGTTCCGGAGGCAGAAGACTTGTTTTCCAAGGAGCTTCCATTGCCGGGGTGTTGCTCAAACATGGTCACCGCGAGCAGCCTTGTTGCTGAGATAAAGTTGGGATTTTGCAGTGAGAATTGTATTGATGAGGAGGAGGGTATAGAGGATGACGGCAAGTTCAAGAGAGGAAAGTTGAGTTTGGCCATCATGAATACAAAACATTGGAGGTACCTAAGCATGGATGATGCTCAGAGACATTTGCAGCACTTTTTGCTGCCTTGCGATGCCTAA